Proteins from a genomic interval of Granulicella sp. L56:
- a CDS encoding protein-disulfide reductase DsbD domain-containing protein, with the protein MRLSVVAGLLLGAGTLLNAGVLTAQMGNMNGNAEKAKSYVIYDAEPQAIPAGKRSVVEMRFRVVDGFHVNSHTPKSELLIPTKVDLQPAAGVKAETAEYPAGTAYSFSFSPNDKLDVYAGDFTVKLPVVARAGQHEIDGTLRYQACDHAACYPPRSLPIQVVFTAK; encoded by the coding sequence ATGCGGCTGAGCGTGGTGGCAGGGTTGTTGCTTGGTGCGGGAACCCTGCTCAATGCAGGAGTCCTGACGGCGCAGATGGGGAACATGAACGGCAATGCCGAGAAGGCAAAGTCCTATGTGATCTACGATGCCGAACCGCAGGCAATTCCGGCAGGAAAGCGAAGCGTCGTCGAGATGCGCTTCCGCGTTGTCGACGGATTTCACGTCAACTCGCACACCCCGAAGTCGGAGCTGCTGATTCCCACCAAGGTCGATCTGCAGCCGGCAGCGGGCGTGAAGGCTGAGACCGCAGAGTATCCCGCGGGCACAGCCTATAGCTTCAGCTTCAGCCCCAACGACAAGCTGGATGTCTACGCAGGCGACTTCACGGTGAAGCTTCCGGTCGTCGCCAGGGCAGGGCAACACGAGATCGATGGCACGCTGCGCTATCAGGCATGCGACCACGCAGCCTGCTATCCGCCGCGAAGCCTTCCCATTCAGGTCGTTTTCACCGCAAAGTAG
- a CDS encoding transglycosylase domain-containing protein gives MPLKLKYGKNRTGSARGFFSSSLVRGLLIAVLACLAIGVAIFGIAYFHYQHVVDDRLAAGPIFASESQIYAAPREVRPGQKLTAASIAADLRRVNYNGNPQLGTFNLNGDTIFIKPGPESYHSTDGATIDTTGGVVQKITAENGVALAAYDLEPQLITALSEDSGRTKRRLITYDNIPPQLVQAVTAIEDRRFFEHSGVDYVRIAKCAVQDVISWRMSCGGSTLTQQLARGFFLTPQKHIVRKLKEVMITFQLEARFNKQQIFEMYANEIPLGQRGSYAINGFGEAAQTYFGKPLRQLDTAQCALLAGLIQSPSRLNPYRHPERAMTRRNVVLNSMVETGALTASEASQFKAEPIRLAPSNIDASEAPYFVDLVHDQLVRKIGDQDLSHQNLRIYTSLDPDLQNAASEAVQVGMKNVDELVRRKHRNRKGEIVGDITYPQVALIALNPHTGQVLALVGGRNYSVSQLDHALAERPTGSIFKPFVYATAFNTSLNGTQLGDSGGVFTSITQLNDDPQDFGTDGKSYTPGNMVHGEYPGMVTAITALEHSLNIATIALAQQAGYGNVAALARSAGIVNARGTPSVAIGTYNATPLEMAGAYTVFANNGVHLDPWLLASVRNSSGDIVADFAPQARQILDPRVAYLTHSLLEDVMNHGTGIVARAHGFTAPAAGKTGTEHDAWFAGYTSNLLCIVWVGNDDYTDIKLQGADAAAPIWAEFMNRAIKLPQYSDVKSFSPPSGVTVVSLDKTSNLLADGSCPSDYSAAFLDGTAPQNYCSQMGENPQNFIQRIFGIGGNKPAPPAAAPHPTTPQAAHPYAPAPAAAPNAPPAQNASETQEAKPKKKNFFQKLFGGGGDKDKQSESTDPPQ, from the coding sequence TTGCCTCTTAAACTCAAATACGGTAAGAATCGAACTGGCTCGGCGCGAGGCTTCTTCAGCTCCAGTCTTGTGCGCGGACTTCTGATTGCGGTGCTCGCGTGCCTCGCCATTGGCGTTGCGATCTTCGGCATCGCCTATTTTCACTATCAGCATGTCGTCGATGACCGTCTGGCCGCCGGGCCGATCTTCGCCAGCGAGTCGCAGATCTATGCCGCACCGCGCGAGGTGCGTCCCGGCCAGAAGCTAACGGCCGCGTCAATCGCCGCCGATCTGCGCCGCGTGAACTACAACGGCAATCCTCAGCTCGGCACGTTCAACCTCAACGGCGACACGATCTTCATCAAGCCCGGCCCGGAGAGCTATCACAGCACCGATGGGGCCACCATCGATACGACCGGCGGCGTGGTGCAAAAGATTACCGCCGAGAACGGTGTCGCGCTTGCGGCCTACGACCTTGAGCCGCAATTGATCACGGCGCTCTCGGAAGATAGTGGCCGTACAAAACGGCGACTCATCACCTACGACAATATTCCGCCGCAATTGGTACAGGCGGTCACTGCCATTGAAGACCGCCGTTTTTTTGAACACTCCGGCGTCGATTATGTCCGCATTGCCAAATGTGCCGTTCAGGATGTCATTTCCTGGCGAATGAGCTGCGGAGGCTCGACCCTTACCCAGCAACTCGCTCGCGGGTTCTTTCTCACTCCGCAAAAGCACATTGTTCGCAAGCTCAAAGAGGTCATGATTACCTTTCAGCTTGAGGCCCGTTTCAACAAGCAGCAGATCTTTGAGATGTATGCCAATGAGATCCCTCTTGGCCAGCGCGGCAGCTATGCCATTAACGGCTTCGGCGAGGCAGCGCAGACATACTTCGGCAAACCGCTGCGCCAGCTCGATACGGCACAGTGCGCTCTGCTGGCAGGCTTGATCCAAAGCCCCAGCCGCCTGAATCCATACCGGCACCCGGAACGCGCGATGACGCGCCGCAACGTCGTCCTCAATTCGATGGTCGAGACCGGCGCACTGACTGCGAGTGAAGCCAGCCAGTTCAAAGCCGAGCCCATCCGCCTGGCTCCTTCTAATATCGATGCCAGCGAAGCTCCTTATTTTGTCGATCTGGTGCACGACCAGCTCGTGCGCAAGATCGGCGACCAGGACCTGAGCCACCAGAACCTGCGCATCTATACCTCACTTGATCCTGACCTTCAGAACGCCGCATCCGAGGCAGTCCAGGTCGGGATGAAGAACGTCGATGAGTTGGTGCGTCGCAAGCACCGCAACCGCAAGGGCGAGATCGTCGGAGACATCACCTATCCGCAGGTCGCGCTGATCGCGCTAAACCCGCACACGGGCCAGGTGCTCGCGCTCGTCGGCGGACGCAACTACAGCGTCTCCCAGTTGGACCACGCGCTGGCCGAGCGTCCCACCGGATCCATCTTCAAGCCGTTCGTCTATGCCACTGCTTTTAACACCAGCCTCAACGGCACGCAGCTCGGAGACTCCGGCGGCGTTTTCACCTCGATCACGCAGCTCAATGACGATCCGCAGGACTTCGGCACCGATGGCAAGTCGTATACGCCGGGCAATATGGTGCATGGCGAATACCCTGGGATGGTGACAGCGATTACGGCTCTCGAGCACTCGCTGAATATCGCCACCATCGCGCTGGCGCAACAGGCGGGCTACGGCAACGTCGCTGCACTGGCCCGGTCGGCAGGCATCGTCAACGCTCGCGGCACACCCTCGGTCGCTATCGGCACCTACAACGCCACGCCTCTGGAGATGGCGGGAGCGTATACGGTCTTTGCCAACAACGGCGTCCACCTCGACCCCTGGCTACTCGCCTCGGTCCGCAACTCCAGTGGAGATATCGTCGCCGACTTCGCACCCCAGGCACGTCAGATTCTCGACCCCCGCGTCGCCTACCTCACGCATTCATTGCTGGAGGACGTAATGAACCATGGCACTGGCATCGTGGCGCGTGCACATGGCTTTACTGCTCCTGCCGCGGGTAAGACCGGCACCGAGCATGACGCATGGTTTGCCGGCTACACTTCAAACCTGCTGTGCATTGTCTGGGTCGGCAACGACGACTACACCGACATCAAGCTCCAAGGAGCAGATGCGGCCGCGCCGATCTGGGCGGAGTTCATGAACCGGGCCATCAAGCTGCCGCAGTACTCCGACGTGAAGTCGTTCTCGCCGCCCTCGGGGGTCACCGTAGTAAGCCTCGACAAGACGAGCAACCTGCTTGCCGACGGCAGTTGCCCCAGCGACTATAGCGCGGCCTTCCTCGATGGCACCGCACCGCAAAACTACTGCAGCCAGATGGGCGAAAATCCACAGAATTTTATCCAGAGGATCTTTGGCATCGGCGGCAACAAGCCCGCTCCCCCTGCGGCAGCACCGCACCCGACGACGCCGCAGGCAGCACACCCGTACGCACCTGCTCCTGCAGCCGCGCCAAATGCTCCGCCTGCGCAAAACGCTTCGGAAACGCAGGAGGCCAAGCCGAAGAAGAAGAACTTCTTCCAGAAGCTCTTTGGCGGCGGTGGCGATAAGGACAAGCAATCCGAGTCCACCGACCCACCGCAATAG
- the msrP gene encoding protein-methionine-sulfoxide reductase catalytic subunit MsrP, giving the protein MLLRKSDSLGPHIPSSEITPKQVFEQPRPTRRHFLSGAAVLGAAAVAATRIPGLLHPDEEVHAATQLQTVPSKYTVPDAQTPFNKATKYNNFYEFGTDKSDPARNAHTLVTRPWTVKIDGLVKKPQTLDIDGIMKYRPIESRVYRHRCVEAWSMVIPWDGYSLSELIKFCDPLPSAKYVEFTTLLDHKQMPDIPGGFNWPYTEGLRMDEAMNPLALLTFGCYGQPLPNQNGAPIRVVMPWKYGFKNCKSIVKISFTAKQPHTLWNEMAPNEYGFYSNVNPQVDHPRWSQAHERRIDSSFLPRTIPTLMFNGYGDQVASLYSGMDLKKNF; this is encoded by the coding sequence ATGCTTTTACGCAAGTCCGACAGCCTCGGCCCCCATATCCCGTCCTCCGAGATCACGCCGAAGCAGGTCTTCGAGCAGCCCCGCCCGACCCGTCGCCATTTCCTCTCCGGAGCGGCAGTCCTGGGAGCGGCAGCAGTCGCCGCCACCCGCATTCCCGGCCTCCTCCATCCCGACGAAGAAGTCCATGCCGCAACCCAGCTTCAGACCGTCCCCAGCAAATACACCGTTCCCGACGCACAGACGCCCTTCAACAAGGCGACCAAGTACAACAATTTTTATGAGTTCGGCACCGACAAATCCGACCCGGCCCGCAACGCTCACACCCTCGTCACCCGCCCCTGGACGGTAAAGATCGACGGCCTCGTCAAAAAGCCGCAGACCCTCGACATCGACGGCATCATGAAGTACCGCCCCATCGAGAGCCGCGTCTATCGCCATCGCTGCGTCGAAGCGTGGTCGATGGTCATTCCCTGGGACGGCTACTCTCTCTCCGAACTCATCAAGTTCTGCGACCCGCTGCCCAGCGCCAAATATGTGGAGTTCACCACGCTGCTCGACCACAAGCAGATGCCCGACATCCCCGGCGGCTTCAACTGGCCCTACACCGAAGGCCTGCGCATGGACGAAGCCATGAACCCGCTCGCCCTGCTCACCTTCGGCTGCTACGGGCAACCATTGCCTAACCAGAACGGCGCTCCCATCCGTGTCGTCATGCCGTGGAAGTACGGCTTCAAGAACTGCAAATCCATCGTCAAGATCAGCTTTACCGCAAAGCAGCCGCACACGCTTTGGAACGAGATGGCGCCGAACGAGTATGGCTTCTACTCCAACGTCAATCCGCAGGTCGATCATCCCCGCTGGAGCCAGGCCCACGAGCGCCGCATCGACTCCAGCTTCCTGCCCCGCACCATTCCCACACTGATGTTCAACGGTTACGGCGATCAGGTGGCCAGCCTCTACAGCGGCATGGACCTAAAAAAGAATTTCTGA
- a CDS encoding proline--tRNA ligase has product MHRWSQLFIPTLREAPADAEVASHKLLLRAGYVRQLGAGIYSYLFLGNRSINKIVAIIREEMDRIGQEFLLPALNPREVWEASGRWDVMGDNMFRLKDRKGAELCLAMTHEEVMTDIARKELRSYKQLPQIWYQIQTKFRDEPRPKSGLLRVRQFIMKDAYSFDIDEAGLDVSYSKHDAAYRRIFTRCGLQFVSVDADSGSMGGSASQEFMVYTEAGEDLIASSASGYAANLEKATSRLTPVEDLAPTGDGQPELVHTPGMGSIADITAFLGITASQDIKCVAFMGTPSLPKSKAGATEAQPLHPVVAFLRGDHQVNETKLNAVAGTIELRPMTAEELEIHIGGPAGFLGPVGIAEVMTNGSLNGLNSGKELSKIKGIFRDVASEGLKTIVVMDLGLEGRANLVGGSNKLDYHLRNITPGRDFTPTLTADIRTVNEGELDPIGGEPLRLGKAVEIGHIFKLGYKYTKSMGASVLNRDGKEVTPIMGSYGIGVERILTAAIETSAAANGGEAYALHPSIAPFQVVVTITNVGDAPLLAAGERVAAELEAAGLDVLLDDRDERAGVKFKDADLVGIPYRINIGRGVADGKVEFVDRLQRKNEDIPLNEIASRVTTEITSTLHAVLPAAI; this is encoded by the coding sequence ATGCATCGCTGGTCTCAACTTTTTATTCCCACTCTTCGTGAGGCACCGGCGGACGCCGAAGTCGCCAGCCATAAGCTCCTCCTTCGCGCCGGTTACGTTCGCCAGCTTGGCGCAGGTATCTATAGCTACCTTTTTCTGGGGAACCGCTCCATTAATAAGATCGTGGCGATCATCCGCGAAGAAATGGACCGGATTGGGCAGGAGTTTCTGCTGCCTGCGCTGAACCCTCGCGAGGTATGGGAGGCCAGCGGCCGCTGGGATGTGATGGGCGACAATATGTTCCGTCTGAAGGACCGCAAAGGCGCGGAGCTTTGCCTGGCCATGACCCACGAAGAGGTGATGACCGACATTGCGCGCAAGGAGCTGCGCAGCTATAAACAGCTTCCCCAGATCTGGTACCAGATTCAGACCAAGTTTCGCGATGAGCCGCGGCCGAAGTCGGGTCTGCTGCGGGTGCGGCAGTTCATCATGAAGGACGCGTATTCGTTCGATATCGATGAGGCCGGGCTGGACGTGAGCTATAGCAAGCACGATGCCGCTTACCGGCGCATCTTTACGCGGTGCGGTCTGCAATTCGTCTCAGTCGATGCGGATTCGGGATCGATGGGCGGTTCGGCTTCGCAGGAGTTTATGGTCTATACCGAGGCCGGCGAAGATCTGATCGCCAGCAGTGCCTCAGGCTATGCCGCGAATCTGGAGAAGGCCACCAGCCGCCTTACTCCTGTCGAAGATCTTGCGCCGACCGGCGACGGCCAGCCTGAACTTGTCCACACCCCCGGCATGGGTTCCATCGCCGACATCACTGCCTTCCTCGGCATTACAGCTTCGCAGGATATAAAGTGCGTCGCCTTTATGGGCACGCCCAGCTTGCCGAAATCTAAAGCAGGAGCGACAGAGGCGCAGCCCCTTCATCCTGTTGTCGCCTTTCTTCGCGGCGATCATCAGGTTAATGAGACCAAGCTGAACGCTGTCGCAGGCACTATTGAGTTGCGCCCGATGACGGCTGAAGAGCTTGAGATCCACATCGGTGGGCCTGCCGGGTTTCTTGGGCCTGTCGGTATCGCTGAGGTGATGACCAATGGCTCGCTCAACGGACTGAACTCCGGCAAAGAGCTGAGCAAAATCAAGGGCATCTTCCGCGACGTTGCCAGCGAAGGGCTGAAGACTATCGTCGTCATGGACCTTGGGCTCGAAGGGCGGGCGAATCTTGTCGGCGGCTCCAACAAGCTCGATTACCATCTCCGCAACATCACTCCCGGTCGCGACTTTACCCCGACGCTTACCGCTGACATCCGCACGGTCAATGAAGGAGAGCTCGATCCTATCGGCGGCGAACCGCTGCGGCTGGGCAAGGCGGTGGAGATTGGCCACATCTTCAAGCTGGGGTACAAGTACACCAAGTCGATGGGAGCCAGCGTGCTGAATCGTGACGGCAAAGAAGTAACTCCGATTATGGGGAGTTATGGCATTGGAGTCGAGCGCATTCTTACTGCGGCTATCGAGACCTCTGCTGCGGCAAATGGCGGCGAGGCTTACGCTCTGCATCCGTCGATTGCGCCGTTTCAGGTGGTGGTGACGATCACCAATGTCGGCGATGCGCCGCTTCTGGCTGCGGGCGAAAGAGTGGCTGCGGAGCTGGAGGCGGCTGGCTTGGATGTTCTGCTCGACGACCGCGATGAGCGCGCCGGGGTGAAGTTCAAAGATGCGGATCTGGTGGGTATCCCCTATCGCATCAACATCGGGCGGGGAGTGGCGGATGGCAAGGTCGAGTTCGTCGACCGCCTGCAACGCAAAAACGAGGACATCCCGCTGAACGAGATAGCCAGCAGGGTAACCACCGAGATAACCTCTACGCTGCACGCGGTGCTTCCCGCAGCCATCTAA
- a CDS encoding SIS domain-containing protein codes for MANEAHKSSDTSQPSSFVRIEAAALSDLADRLDGAMLAPFTEAVDLLIGAANKRQSIVVTGIGKSGIIARKIAATLRSTGTSAHFLQPSEALHGDLGMIGHGDTVLALSSSGETEELLRLLPTLKRLGARLITFCSCATSTLAEASDIFLDASVSAEACPLNLAPTASTTVMLALGDALALEVSRRSGWKAEDFADLHPGGRLGRRLSRVRDLMHGGEALPHVSVDTPMPQVIHEMSHKKLGMTTVLDGSSLLGMISDGDLRRLLERDGSHALERSAGDIMNQQPLTIAADAFASTALALMEERKITSLIVTGEQGQVDGVLHLHDLWTITPA; via the coding sequence ATGGCAAACGAAGCCCACAAATCGTCCGACACCAGCCAGCCTTCAAGTTTCGTGCGTATCGAGGCCGCAGCGCTTAGCGATCTCGCTGACCGGCTCGATGGCGCGATGCTTGCGCCGTTTACCGAAGCCGTCGATCTATTGATCGGTGCGGCCAACAAGCGGCAGAGCATCGTCGTCACCGGCATCGGCAAGAGCGGCATTATCGCCCGCAAGATTGCGGCTACGCTGCGCTCCACCGGAACGTCTGCGCACTTTCTTCAGCCGTCCGAGGCTTTGCATGGCGACCTTGGCATGATTGGGCACGGTGATACTGTTCTGGCGCTCTCTTCGAGCGGAGAAACCGAGGAGCTGCTGCGGCTTTTGCCCACGCTGAAGCGGCTCGGCGCGCGGCTCATCACCTTTTGTAGCTGCGCGACGTCAACACTGGCAGAGGCCAGCGATATTTTTCTTGATGCCAGCGTCTCTGCCGAGGCTTGCCCACTGAACCTTGCGCCGACTGCCTCGACCACCGTGATGCTGGCGCTGGGCGATGCGCTCGCGCTGGAGGTGAGCCGCCGCAGCGGCTGGAAGGCGGAGGACTTTGCCGACCTGCATCCCGGCGGAAGGCTGGGCCGACGGCTGTCGCGGGTGCGCGACCTGATGCATGGGGGAGAGGCGCTACCCCATGTGTCAGTCGATACACCGATGCCGCAGGTGATTCACGAGATGTCGCACAAGAAGCTAGGGATGACCACCGTTCTTGACGGCAGCTCTCTGCTGGGCATGATCTCGGACGGCGATCTGCGCCGGTTGCTGGAGCGGGATGGCTCCCATGCGCTGGAGCGGTCGGCTGGTGACATTATGAACCAGCAGCCTTTGACGATTGCGGCAGATGCCTTCGCCTCGACGGCCCTTGCGCTGATGGAGGAGAGGAAGATTACCTCGCTGATCGTCACCGGCGAACAGGGGCAGGTTGATGGTGTCCTTCATCTGCATGATCTGTGGACAATCACCCCGGCTTGA
- a CDS encoding TlpA disulfide reductase family protein, whose product MKRNTLVLGVMIVGIALLLWSGWHNLRQRRIAMQLAEANHVVLTPAQPSQSAQGDDSEDVDPGAKLRGKTAPAFTLSTLDGKKVSLADYKGRPVLLNFWATWCAPCKIEMPWFEELRKQYAGQGFEILGLTADVDAGKDVIGKTAKQVGVTYPILLTTDKVQDAYGGIEYLPMSFYVDRDGKVIEATAGLSSKNEIEANIKKTIASGATTAMKGGE is encoded by the coding sequence GTGAAGCGAAATACCTTGGTTCTTGGCGTAATGATCGTTGGAATCGCGCTGCTGTTGTGGTCCGGATGGCATAACCTGCGGCAACGGCGCATCGCAATGCAGCTGGCCGAGGCCAACCATGTGGTGCTCACTCCTGCGCAGCCCAGTCAGTCCGCACAAGGCGACGACTCCGAGGACGTAGATCCGGGCGCAAAGCTGCGCGGAAAGACCGCTCCGGCATTCACGCTGTCGACGCTCGACGGCAAGAAAGTTTCGCTGGCCGACTATAAGGGCCGTCCGGTACTGCTGAACTTCTGGGCGACGTGGTGCGCTCCCTGCAAGATCGAGATGCCGTGGTTCGAAGAGCTGCGCAAGCAGTATGCAGGACAGGGCTTTGAGATTCTCGGACTCACCGCCGACGTCGATGCAGGCAAGGACGTAATCGGCAAGACCGCGAAGCAGGTCGGAGTAACGTATCCGATCCTGTTGACGACCGACAAGGTACAGGACGCGTACGGTGGAATCGAATATCTGCCCATGTCGTTCTATGTGGACCGCGACGGCAAAGTGATCGAGGCGACCGCAGGGCTGAGCTCGAAGAACGAGATCGAGGCGAACATCAAGAAGACGATTGCCTCTGGAGCGACGACGGCTATGAAGGGTGGAGAGTAA
- a CDS encoding sulfite oxidase heme-binding subunit YedZ, with product MSKRSIVALKFLLHLLCLAPFAYLLHLYRNGTLELNPDPVNYITHFTGNWTLYILLATLAITPLRRLSPRIAFLVRFRRLIGLYAFFYATLHLATYVFLFSGYDIATALSGIRSGHPGEIITQWKVIWPAIVDDLLKRRFIQVGLLAWVILFLLAATSPSFVMRAMGGKNWQRLHRLVYLAAIAGVIHFWWLVKTGVRTPWKDTAVLTMLLLARIAYTVWKRTKKRKSAARTATQAIMQ from the coding sequence ATGTCGAAACGATCCATCGTCGCCCTTAAGTTTCTGCTCCATCTCCTGTGCCTTGCTCCCTTCGCTTACCTGCTGCATCTTTATCGCAACGGCACGCTGGAGCTCAACCCCGATCCGGTCAACTACATCACCCACTTCACCGGCAATTGGACGCTCTACATTCTGCTGGCCACGCTGGCCATTACGCCGCTGCGCCGTCTCTCGCCGCGCATCGCTTTTCTCGTCCGCTTCCGCCGCCTGATCGGGCTCTATGCTTTCTTCTACGCGACGCTCCACCTCGCCACGTATGTCTTCCTCTTCTCTGGATACGACATCGCTACAGCCCTCAGCGGCATTCGCTCCGGTCATCCCGGCGAGATCATTACGCAATGGAAGGTCATCTGGCCGGCCATCGTCGACGACCTGCTCAAGCGCCGCTTCATCCAGGTTGGCCTCCTGGCCTGGGTCATCCTGTTTTTGCTCGCGGCCACTTCACCGTCGTTCGTGATGCGGGCCATGGGAGGCAAAAACTGGCAGCGCCTGCATCGGCTGGTCTATCTCGCCGCCATTGCCGGAGTCATTCATTTCTGGTGGCTAGTCAAAACAGGTGTCCGCACCCCATGGAAAGACACCGCCGTTTTGACGATGCTGCTCCTCGCTCGCATTGCCTACACCGTTTGGAAGCGCACGAAGAAACGCAAGTCAGCGGCCAGAACCGCCACGCAAGCCATAATGCAATAA